One region of Rhodocaloribacter litoris genomic DNA includes:
- a CDS encoding lactate 2-monooxygenase has product MPETSPASPGMERQLQIYLAGMQGQKPPLPVAFEELERLAAERMKPEAFAYVAGGAGGEETMRANRVAFRRWRLVPRMLRDVARRDLSVELLGRRLPAPVLLAPVGVLGIVHEEGELAVARAARDLGLPFLLSTVASKPIEAVAGVMGEAPRWFQLYPGRHPEVTASLLRRAEAAGYEAVVVTLDTRLLAWRERDLQHAYLPFLHGDGLANYFTDPVFRAALEAPPEEDPVAAVRLFAGIFSDPALTWGELARLREVTRLPVLVKGLLHPDDARQALDHGVDGIIVSNHGGRQVDGAVAALDALPPVVEAVRGRVPVLFDSGIRRGADVVKALALGAQAVLVGRPYVYGLALGGADGVRGVLLNLLADLDLTLALCGCTSVTEPGPDILVEG; this is encoded by the coding sequence ATGCCGGAGACTTCGCCCGCTTCGCCGGGGATGGAGCGACAGTTGCAGATCTACCTGGCCGGGATGCAGGGCCAGAAGCCGCCGCTTCCGGTTGCTTTCGAGGAACTGGAGCGGCTGGCCGCCGAGCGGATGAAGCCGGAGGCGTTTGCCTATGTGGCCGGCGGGGCCGGCGGGGAGGAGACGATGCGGGCGAACCGGGTGGCGTTCCGGCGATGGCGCCTGGTACCCCGGATGCTGCGGGACGTGGCCCGGCGCGACCTGAGCGTCGAACTGCTGGGGCGTCGCCTGCCGGCCCCCGTCCTGCTGGCCCCCGTCGGGGTACTCGGCATCGTTCACGAGGAAGGCGAGCTGGCGGTGGCCCGGGCCGCCCGCGACCTGGGCCTCCCTTTCCTCCTCAGCACCGTGGCCTCGAAGCCGATCGAGGCCGTGGCCGGGGTCATGGGCGAGGCCCCGCGCTGGTTCCAGCTCTACCCGGGCCGGCACCCCGAAGTTACGGCCAGCCTGCTCCGCCGGGCCGAAGCCGCCGGGTATGAGGCCGTCGTCGTCACGCTGGACACCCGGCTGCTGGCCTGGCGCGAGCGCGACCTCCAGCACGCCTACCTGCCTTTCCTCCACGGCGACGGGCTCGCCAACTACTTCACCGACCCGGTCTTTCGGGCCGCCCTCGAGGCGCCTCCCGAAGAGGACCCGGTTGCCGCCGTCCGCCTCTTTGCCGGCATCTTCTCGGACCCGGCCCTCACCTGGGGAGAGCTGGCCCGGCTCCGGGAGGTCACCCGCCTGCCGGTCCTGGTCAAAGGGCTCCTCCATCCGGACGATGCCCGCCAGGCCCTCGACCACGGGGTCGACGGCATCATCGTCTCGAACCACGGCGGGCGCCAGGTGGACGGCGCCGTGGCCGCCCTCGATGCCCTGCCGCCGGTCGTAGAGGCGGTACGGGGCCGCGTGCCCGTGCTCTTCGACAGCGGCATCCGCCGGGGCGCCGACGTGGTGAAGGCCCTGGCCCTCGGTGCGCAGGCCGTCCTGGTGGGGCGTCCCTACGTCTACGGCCTGGCCCTCGGCGGCGCAGACGGTGTCCGCGGGGTGCTGCTCAACCTGCTGGCCGACCTCGACCTGACGCTCGCGCTGTGCGGCTGCACGTCCGTCACCGAGCCGGGGCCGGATATCCTCGTCGAAGGCTGA
- a CDS encoding nucleotide sugar dehydrogenase gives MEHRNPPLDVAEAPPLPEAAVALQQRLSEKTAVIGVIGLGYVGLPLAVEYAGRGFRTLGIDLDSERVLRLNAGQNYNPDLDDALVRRLVETGCLRAADHVEGLAGADVVFICVPTPVTEHKDPDTSYIRRATEALAPHLHRGQLVVLKSTTYPNTTEGLVQPILERVARERGLVLGRDYFLAFSPERIDPGNRQFTTANTPVVVGGVTAACTEVAATALAQIVAHVHRVSSPKVAEMEKLLENIFRSVNIALVNELARLCDRMGGVSVWEVIEAASTKPFGFMPFYPGPGLGGHCIPIDPYYLSWLARRYDFETSFITLSARVNEEMPFYVVEKVVEALARQGVRLAEARVLLLGAAFKKNVDDTRHSPSEKVLALLCRKGVGEVAYSDPHVPVFRVPLAEGVRTFEGIALTAEAVASFDVVVLLTDHDAFPYDEIARQARYIIDTRNAFARVANPAATIKVLGGGAF, from the coding sequence ATGGAACACCGGAACCCCCCGCTCGACGTCGCCGAAGCCCCCCCGCTTCCCGAGGCGGCGGTGGCCCTGCAACAGCGGCTCTCGGAGAAAACGGCCGTCATCGGGGTGATTGGTCTGGGGTATGTGGGGCTCCCGCTGGCGGTGGAATACGCCGGCCGCGGCTTCCGGACCCTGGGGATCGATCTCGATTCGGAACGCGTCCTGCGTCTCAATGCGGGACAGAACTACAACCCGGACCTCGACGACGCCCTGGTGCGCCGTCTCGTCGAGACGGGCTGCCTGCGGGCGGCGGACCACGTCGAGGGGCTCGCCGGGGCCGACGTGGTCTTCATCTGCGTGCCCACGCCGGTGACCGAGCACAAGGACCCGGACACGTCCTACATCCGCAGGGCGACCGAAGCGCTGGCACCGCACCTGCACCGGGGGCAACTCGTCGTGCTGAAGTCGACCACGTACCCGAACACGACCGAGGGGCTGGTGCAGCCGATCCTGGAGCGGGTCGCCCGGGAGCGGGGGCTGGTGCTGGGCCGGGATTACTTCCTGGCCTTCAGCCCGGAGCGCATCGACCCGGGCAACCGGCAGTTCACGACGGCCAACACGCCGGTGGTCGTGGGCGGGGTGACGGCCGCCTGTACGGAGGTGGCGGCGACGGCGCTGGCGCAGATCGTGGCGCACGTGCACCGGGTCTCGAGCCCGAAGGTGGCCGAGATGGAGAAGCTGCTGGAGAACATTTTCCGGAGCGTGAACATTGCGCTGGTGAACGAGCTGGCRCGGCTGTGCGACCGGATGGGGGGGGTGTCGGTGTGGGAGGTGATCGAGGCGGCCTCGACGAAGCCGTTCGGGTTCATGCCGTTCTACCCGGGTCCGGGGCTGGGGGGGCACTGCATTCCGATCGACCCGTACTATTTGTCGTGGCTGGCGCGGCGGTACGATTTCGAGACGAGTTTCATCACGTTGTCGGCGCGCGTGAACGAGGAGATGCCGTTTTACGTGGTGGAGAAGGTGGTCGAGGCGCTGGCGCGTCAGGGGGTTCGGCTCGCGGAGGCGCGCGTGCTCCTTCTGGGGGCGGCCTTCAAGAAGAACGTGGACGACACCCGTCACAGTCCTTCGGAGAAGGTGCTGGCGCTGCTTTGCCGGAAGGGGGTCGGGGAGGTGGCCTACAGCGACCCGCACGTGCCGGTGTTCCGGGTGCCGCTGGCCGAGGGGGTGCGTACGTTTGAGGGGATCGCGCTGACGGCGGAGGCGGTCGCGTCCTTCGATGTGGTGGTGCTGTTGACGGACCACGACGCGTTTCCGTATGATGAGATCGCCCGGCAGGCCCGCTACATCATCGACACCCGCAATGCGTTTGCCCGCGTCGCCAACCCGGCGGCGACGATCAAGGTGCTCGGCGGCGGGGCGTTCTGA
- the mdh gene encoding malate dehydrogenase, whose product MKITVVGAGNVGATVADCIARKDMVKEVVLVDIVEGLPQGKALDMWEAAPIHGYDTRVIGTNDYADTAGSDLCIITAGLARKPGMSRDDLLVKNAAIVKSVTEQFVAQSPNAILIVVSNPLDVMTYVAYLTSGFPSRRVMGMAGVLDTARYRAFIAMELGVSVRDIQALLMGGHGDTMVPLPRYTTVAGIPLTQLLPKEKIDAIVERTKFGGGEIVKLMGTSAWYAPGAAAAEMAEAIIKDSGRVLPCAVWLNGQYGLHELFIGAPARLGRNGVEEIIEVELNDEEKALLDASAEHVRANVAKLEALQAAG is encoded by the coding sequence ATGAAAATCACGGTTGTGGGTGCCGGCAACGTCGGAGCGACGGTGGCGGACTGCATCGCCCGGAAGGATATGGTCAAGGAGGTGGTCCTCGTCGACATCGTCGAGGGGCTGCCGCAGGGCAAGGCGCTCGACATGTGGGAGGCCGCGCCCATCCACGGCTACGACACGCGCGTCATCGGCACGAATGACTATGCCGATACGGCCGGCTCGGACCTCTGCATCATCACGGCAGGGCTGGCCCGCAAGCCCGGCATGAGCCGGGACGACCTGCTCGTGAAGAACGCGGCTATCGTCAAGTCGGTCACCGAGCAGTTCGTGGCGCAGAGCCCGAACGCCATCCTCATCGTCGTCTCGAACCCGCTCGACGTGATGACCTACGTGGCCTACCTGACGAGCGGTTTCCCCAGCCGGCGCGTCATGGGCATGGCCGGCGTGCTGGACACGGCCCGGTACCGGGCCTTCATCGCCATGGAGCTGGGCGTTTCCGTGCGGGACATCCAGGCGCTGCTCATGGGCGGGCACGGCGACACGATGGTGCCGCTGCCGCGCTACACCACCGTCGCCGGCATCCCGCTGACCCAGCTCCTGCCCAAAGAAAAGATCGACGCCATCGTGGAACGCACGAAGTTCGGCGGCGGCGAGATCGTCAAACTGATGGGTACCTCGGCCTGGTACGCGCCCGGGGCGGCGGCCGCCGAGATGGCCGAGGCCATCATCAAAGACTCGGGCCGGGTGCTCCCGTGCGCCGTCTGGCTCAACGGGCAATACGGCCTGCACGAGCTGTTCATCGGCGCACCGGCCCGCCTCGGCCGTAACGGCGTCGAGGAGATCATCGAGGTGGAACTGAACGACGAGGAAAAGGCCCTGCTCGACGCCTCCGCCGAGCACGTCCGCGCCAACGTCGCCAAGCTCGAAGCGCTGCAGGCGGCCGGCTGA
- a CDS encoding FKBP-type peptidyl-prolyl cis-trans isomerase has product MKFRFASTLGVALFVSGLLLAGCDANGEPEGELLIEDLQEGDGPAVKAGDPIMVSYVGRLEDGTVFDTSEDDELPLAFTLGVGQVIEGWDQGIAGMRPGGTRRLTIPPHLAFGRRGFGDAVPGNATVIFDITLDRILDDVYIEDRVDGEGATAKTGKILTVNYTGTLLGDIEFDSAEGFTFELGSTGFIEGWHRGLEGMRAGGERMVVIPYHLAYGQAGNGIIPPFSVLTFVVELLEVREP; this is encoded by the coding sequence ATGAAGTTTCGCTTCGCGAGTACGCTGGGTGTTGCCCTGTTCGTCTCCGGCCTGTTGCTTGCCGGTTGTGATGCGAACGGCGAGCCGGAAGGCGAGCTTTTGATCGAAGACCTGCAGGAAGGCGACGGCCCGGCCGTCAAGGCCGGCGATCCGATCATGGTCAGCTACGTGGGCAGGCTGGAAGACGGCACGGTCTTCGACACCTCGGAGGACGACGAGCTCCCGCTGGCTTTCACCCTGGGGGTGGGGCAGGTCATCGAAGGCTGGGATCAGGGCATCGCCGGGATGCGGCCGGGCGGCACCCGGCGGCTGACCATCCCCCCCCACCTCGCCTTCGGGCGGCGCGGCTTCGGCGACGCAGTGCCCGGCAATGCCACCGTCATCTTCGACATCACGCTCGACCGGATCCTGGACGACGTGTACATCGAAGACAGGGTCGACGGCGAAGGCGCCACGGCCAAGACCGGCAAGATCCTGACCGTCAACTACACCGGCACGTTGCTCGGCGACATCGAGTTCGACAGCGCCGAAGGCTTCACCTTCGAACTGGGCAGCACCGGGTTCATCGAAGGATGGCACCGGGGCCTGGAAGGGATGCGTGCCGGCGGGGAGCGCATGGTCGTCATTCCCTACCACCTCGCCTACGGACAGGCCGGCAACGGCATCATCCCCCCGTTCTCCGTTCTCACCTTCGTCGTCGAACTGCTCGAAGTGCGGGAACCGTAG
- a CDS encoding alkaline phosphatase: MRFSRALTAFFCLVLSVFLSVVVGACSGQPEETSRPKNVILLIADGCGPASFTLARTYRRDVLGQAGGLAVDPHLVGTVQTHATDSRVTDSAAGATAYACGVKTYNGAIAVDTLRRPVATVLEAAEARGMATGLVATSTLTHATPAAFSAHVPNRGMAAEIAAQQITKGIEVLFGGGRADFLPESAGGRRTDGRNLLEEARAAGYHVALTRAAFDSVTAPPVLGLFAGSHLDYELDRDPAEQPSLAEMTRKALDLLRNDPDGFFLMVEGSRIDHAGHANDAAAHLHDILAFDEAVAVALDFARQEGETLVVVTSDHETGGLTLGRNLDGRGVYAWYPGVLAPVRHSNDALARMLREGADPETVLREAGLDPATLDPADRRALLEAAEDGDARTFLSHYNDLIARRAVIAWTTGGHTGVDVNLYAFGPGHTRFFGNHDNAAVGRQIAGLLGLDLPALTEKLQAQSGAE, encoded by the coding sequence ATGCGCTTCAGCCGAGCTTTAACCGCGTTTTTTTGTCTTGTCCTGTCGGTTTTTCTCAGCGTGGTCGTCGGGGCCTGTTCGGGGCAGCCGGAGGAGACGAGCCGGCCGAAGAACGTCATCCTGCTCATCGCCGACGGGTGCGGTCCGGCCAGCTTCACCCTGGCCCGCACCTATCGCCGGGACGTGCTGGGGCAGGCGGGCGGGCTGGCCGTCGATCCCCACCTGGTCGGCACCGTGCAGACCCACGCGACGGACTCCCGCGTGACCGACTCGGCGGCCGGGGCCACGGCCTATGCCTGCGGCGTCAAGACGTACAACGGCGCCATCGCCGTCGACACGCTCCGCCGGCCCGTCGCCACGGTACTCGAAGCGGCCGAGGCACGGGGCATGGCCACGGGCCTGGTGGCCACGAGCACCCTCACGCATGCCACCCCCGCCGCCTTCTCGGCCCACGTTCCGAACCGCGGCATGGCGGCGGAGATCGCGGCGCAGCAGATCACGAAAGGCATCGAGGTGCTTTTCGGCGGCGGGCGTGCCGACTTCCTGCCCGAAAGCGCGGGCGGGCGCCGCACCGACGGGCGCAACCTGCTCGAGGAGGCACGTGCCGCCGGCTATCACGTCGCCCTTACCCGGGCGGCTTTCGACAGCGTGACGGCCCCGCCCGTCCTCGGCCTCTTTGCCGGCAGCCACCTGGACTACGAACTCGACCGGGACCCGGCCGAACAACCCTCCCTGGCGGAGATGACCCGCAAGGCCCTCGACCTGCTCCGAAACGACCCCGACGGCTTCTTTCTCATGGTCGAAGGGAGCCGCATCGATCACGCCGGCCACGCCAACGACGCCGCCGCCCACCTGCACGACATCCTGGCTTTCGACGAGGCCGTCGCCGTCGCCCTCGACTTCGCCCGTCAGGAGGGCGAGACGCTCGTCGTCGTCACCTCCGATCACGAGACGGGCGGCCTCACGCTGGGCCGCAACCTCGATGGCCGGGGCGTCTATGCCTGGTATCCCGGGGTGCTGGCGCCCGTCCGGCACTCGAACGACGCCCTGGCCCGGATGCTGCGCGAGGGCGCGGACCCGGAAACGGTGCTCCGGGAGGCCGGCCTCGACCCCGCCACGCTCGATCCCGCAGACCGCCGGGCCCTGCTCGAAGCCGCCGAAGACGGGGACGCCCGCACCTTCCTCTCGCACTACAACGACCTCATCGCCCGGAGGGCCGTCATCGCCTGGACCACCGGAGGCCACACCGGCGTCGACGTGAACCTCTACGCCTTCGGGCCGGGCCACACCCGCTTCTTCGGCAACCACGACAATGCGGCCGTCGGCCGGCAGATCGCCGGGCTGCTCGGGTTGGACCTGCCCGCGCTCACGGAGAAGCTGCAGGCGCAAAGCGGGGCGGAATGA
- a CDS encoding capsule assembly Wzi family protein, which produces MHGTAPLVPGLRSFLAAWIVVTGWVVGGKQGQAQALEYGLIVEGVGAYEDGLPFWLHANRQGLLGRGTGTMPSGLARLHARYATAPGPRLRFAAGAELAARAGGTGETLHFHRLYGQARYGAFTLTAGRLPHTAGLVDSTLSLGSMVLSPNATPVPAVSLAFDYIPILVLPGKTELIHAKGYFSHGWLEGDRFVRGAFLHGKYLYLRGLGPADFPVLAYAGINHYVIWGGTHPDLGRLPSGFRDFVDVVLARAGDRGRAPGGEVVNALGNTVASYDFGLTVRLPHLHLTAYRQFFIDTSTAARFRNPWDGLWGLSLQWPGRDRLIRKLLWEHVSSKRQGSRYDAGEPDGADNYYNNFLYRGGWTYYGRTLGLPLFFPDPAGERPGVVNNIVVAHHLGLEGRIARRFAYRSLFTYSRNYGARDNCGDDGCFGEPTLLTPRRDQVSWLFELRGPLSPTLDLLAAVAVDAGDVYPTRAGLLLGLSWRPGPPQAR; this is translated from the coding sequence ATGCACGGTACAGCCCCGCTCGTCCCAGGCCTACGTTCCTTCCTCGCCGCCTGGATCGTCGTCACGGGATGGGTGGTGGGCGGGAAACAGGGACAGGCACAGGCGCTCGAATACGGCCTCATCGTAGAGGGCGTGGGGGCCTACGAAGACGGCCTGCCGTTCTGGCTCCACGCCAACCGGCAGGGTCTGCTCGGGCGGGGAACCGGCACGATGCCCTCGGGACTGGCCCGTCTTCACGCACGGTACGCCACGGCTCCCGGACCCCGCCTTCGGTTCGCCGCCGGCGCCGAACTCGCCGCCCGGGCCGGCGGCACCGGCGAGACGCTCCACTTCCACCGGCTCTACGGGCAAGCCCGTTACGGCGCATTCACGCTCACGGCGGGGCGCCTCCCACACACCGCCGGCCTCGTGGACTCCACCCTCTCGCTCGGCTCGATGGTCCTCTCGCCCAACGCCACCCCCGTGCCCGCCGTCAGCCTGGCCTTCGACTACATCCCCATCCTGGTCCTGCCCGGCAAAACCGAGTTGATCCACGCCAAAGGCTATTTCAGCCACGGCTGGCTCGAAGGAGACCGGTTCGTGCGCGGCGCGTTCCTTCACGGCAAGTACCTCTATCTGCGGGGCCTCGGCCCGGCGGACTTCCCCGTGCTCGCCTATGCCGGCATCAACCACTACGTCATCTGGGGCGGCACGCATCCCGACCTCGGCCGCCTGCCCTCCGGCTTCCGCGACTTCGTCGACGTCGTGCTCGCCCGTGCCGGCGACCGCGGCCGGGCACCGGGGGGCGAGGTGGTCAATGCCCTCGGCAACACCGTCGCCTCCTACGACTTCGGCCTCACCGTGCGCCTGCCCCACCTCCACCTGACGGCCTACCGCCAGTTCTTCATCGACACCAGCACCGCCGCCCGCTTCCGGAACCCCTGGGACGGCCTCTGGGGCCTGAGCCTGCAATGGCCCGGACGCGACCGGCTCATACGGAAGCTGCTGTGGGAACACGTCAGCTCCAAACGCCAGGGCTCCCGGTACGATGCGGGCGAACCCGACGGTGCCGACAATTACTACAACAACTTTCTGTACCGGGGCGGGTGGACGTACTACGGGCGCACACTCGGGCTGCCGCTGTTCTTCCCCGATCCTGCCGGCGAACGCCCCGGCGTCGTCAACAACATCGTCGTGGCCCACCACCTGGGCCTCGAAGGCCGGATCGCCCGGCGCTTTGCCTACCGAAGCCTGTTCACCTACAGCCGCAACTACGGCGCCCGGGACAACTGCGGCGATGACGGCTGCTTCGGCGAGCCCACCCTGCTGACGCCCCGCCGCGACCAGGTCTCCTGGCTCTTCGAGCTACGCGGGCCCCTCTCCCCGACCCTCGACCTGCTCGCGGCCGTCGCCGTCGATGCAGGGGACGTCTACCCCACACGCGCCGGCCTCCTGCTCGGTCTTTCGTGGCGCCCCGGGCCCCCGCAGGCGCGTTAA
- a CDS encoding SDR family oxidoreductase — translation MPASTTRFVLVTGASTGIGRACALDLAAHGFSVFATVRRAEDARALEAEGLPHLRPLFLDVTDGAAIAAAAGTVGTATGEAGLWGLVNNAGIVLAAPLEAIPLDAFRRQLEVNVTGQLAVTQAFLPLVRRARGRIVNMGSIGGISVIPFVGAYCASKFALEAISDALRMELAPWGIEVVIVEPGTVTTPIWRKGEEAADAILSRIDPGVVSLYREAMERMRRVVAAAETRGAPPEVVAAAVRHALTARRPKTRYLVGPVARMRWVLQRLLPDRLRDRLLRRLLA, via the coding sequence GTGCCTGCTTCCACCACCCGCTTCGTGCTCGTCACCGGAGCCTCCACCGGCATCGGCCGCGCCTGTGCCCTGGACCTGGCCGCACACGGCTTTTCCGTCTTCGCCACCGTGCGCCGCGCGGAGGACGCCCGCGCCCTGGAAGCCGAAGGCCTCCCGCATCTGCGGCCGCTTTTCCTCGATGTGACCGACGGCGCTGCCATCGCGGCTGCGGCCGGGACGGTGGGGACGGCCACCGGAGAGGCGGGATTGTGGGGGCTGGTCAACAACGCGGGCATCGTGCTGGCTGCACCGCTCGAAGCGATCCCGCTCGACGCCTTCCGCCGGCAGCTCGAAGTCAACGTCACGGGGCAGCTGGCCGTCACACAGGCTTTCCTGCCGCTCGTTCGCCGGGCCCGCGGGCGCATCGTGAACATGGGTTCCATCGGTGGAATCAGCGTGATTCCCTTCGTCGGGGCCTACTGTGCCTCCAAGTTTGCCCTGGAGGCGATCAGCGATGCGCTGCGCATGGAGCTGGCACCGTGGGGGATCGAGGTGGTGATCGTCGAGCCGGGTACGGTGACGACACCCATCTGGCGCAAAGGAGAAGAAGCCGCCGACGCGATCCTGTCCCGGATCGATCCGGGTGTGGTAAGCCTGTACCGGGAGGCGATGGAGCGTATGCGGCGGGTTGTCGCCGCCGCCGAGACGCGGGGCGCTCCCCCGGAGGTCGTGGCGGCCGCCGTACGCCACGCGCTGACGGCCCGGCGCCCGAAGACCCGCTATCTGGTCGGCCCGGTGGCCCGGATGCGCTGGGTGCTCCAGCGGCTCCTGCCCGATCGCCTTCGCGACCGCCTCCTGCGCCGGCTGCTCGCGTGA
- a CDS encoding Ig-like domain-containing protein — protein MVGKTGLLGLACLLLLLAPAGCATPVPPSGGPPDQTPPAVVAANPPAGAVNVTADRIEITFSEHVDEASFARAFSLTPDFDRPPDLAWHGRRVEIRFPEPLRANTTYVLTIDNSLRDLRGVALRAPITLAFSTGPRINRGQLTGRVLAACRDEGVPGLDVYAYPAPGGVAPAPLPDRPAYRTQTDSEGRFRFEYLSTEPLFVVALADRNRNRRPDPSEPFAVPPAPALIPDTSDAGTGPAVWRLATLDTIPPVPRLIRPRSNRRLAVLFSEPVRLAHAGRVTQPDTAGWIVRDSVAAARRAVRAVYQVPEDPLQVIVLTDPLAPGPHTLYTGAVVDTSGNPARKSPLRFVPSTSPDTVTLRFRGFVPDTADADPDGAVPFPPGHSPAIRFNQPVDSARFHTLVTLEDTAGRPLAFTRTTRDGVTYHLHPAAWPPEGAEVRVDVRPLGADTVFSRRFRPLQPDELGELSGHVTPDTTAPLVVELHEAGGTSACTQTEPAGTTRPDRTGYFIFRELPGDRTYRFRAFLDRNGNGRWDGGRIHPYLPAEPVTWSDVLPPVRPRWETVAGDTLRVR, from the coding sequence ATGGTGGGGAAAACCGGTCTGCTCGGCCTTGCCTGCCTGCTCCTCCTGCTGGCCCCGGCCGGATGTGCCACCCCGGTGCCGCCCTCCGGCGGTCCACCGGACCAGACCCCGCCCGCCGTCGTGGCGGCGAACCCGCCCGCCGGTGCCGTGAACGTGACGGCGGACCGGATCGAGATCACGTTCTCCGAACACGTCGACGAGGCCTCCTTCGCCCGGGCTTTCTCCCTCACTCCAGACTTCGACCGGCCGCCCGACCTCGCCTGGCACGGCCGCCGCGTCGAGATCCGCTTCCCCGAACCGCTGCGGGCCAACACAACCTACGTCCTGACGATCGACAACAGCCTGCGGGATCTGCGCGGGGTGGCCCTCCGGGCACCGATCACCCTGGCCTTTTCGACGGGTCCCCGCATCAACCGGGGACAGCTCACCGGCCGCGTGCTGGCCGCCTGCCGGGACGAAGGCGTGCCGGGCCTCGACGTCTACGCTTACCCGGCACCGGGCGGGGTGGCCCCGGCCCCCCTGCCGGACCGCCCGGCCTACCGCACCCAGACCGACAGCGAGGGCCGCTTCCGCTTCGAATACCTGAGCACCGAACCCCTCTTCGTCGTGGCACTGGCGGACCGGAACCGCAACCGGCGCCCCGACCCGTCCGAACCGTTTGCCGTCCCGCCGGCGCCGGCCCTGATCCCGGATACGAGCGACGCCGGTACCGGGCCGGCGGTGTGGCGCCTCGCCACGCTGGACACGATCCCCCCCGTCCCCCGCCTCATCCGTCCCCGCTCGAACCGGCGCCTGGCCGTTCTCTTCTCCGAGCCCGTCCGCCTGGCCCACGCGGGCCGCGTGACACAGCCAGACACGGCAGGATGGATCGTCCGCGACTCGGTCGCCGCCGCCCGCCGCGCCGTCCGGGCCGTGTACCAGGTGCCGGAGGACCCGCTCCAGGTGATCGTGCTCACAGACCCGCTCGCTCCCGGCCCCCACACGCTGTACACGGGCGCCGTCGTCGACACCAGCGGCAACCCCGCCCGCAAATCCCCCCTGCGCTTCGTCCCCTCTACGTCTCCGGACACGGTCACCCTCCGCTTCCGGGGCTTCGTGCCGGACACGGCCGATGCCGATCCGGACGGTGCCGTCCCGTTCCCTCCAGGGCACAGCCCCGCCATCCGGTTCAACCAGCCCGTCGACAGCGCGCGCTTCCACACCCTGGTGACCCTGGAGGACACCGCCGGCCGGCCGCTCGCCTTCACCCGCACCACCCGCGATGGCGTCACCTACCACCTCCACCCGGCCGCCTGGCCCCCCGAAGGCGCCGAGGTGCGTGTCGACGTCCGCCCCCTCGGCGCCGATACGGTCTTCTCCCGGCGCTTCCGCCCCCTGCAACCCGACGAACTCGGCGAGCTCAGCGGCCACGTCACACCCGATACCACCGCCCCGCTCGTCGTCGAACTCCACGAGGCCGGCGGCACCTCCGCATGCACCCAGACCGAACCCGCAGGCACCACCCGCCCCGACCGAACCGGCTACTTCATCTTCCGCGAATTGCCCGGCGACAGGACCTACCGCTTCCGTGCCTTTCTCGACCGGAACGGCAACGGCCGGTGGGACGGCGGCCGGATCCATCCCTACCTTCCCGCCGAACCCGTAACCTGGTCCGACGTTCTCCCCCCCGTCCGCCCCCGCTGGGAAACCGTCGCCGGCGACACCCTCCGCGTGCGATGA